Proteins co-encoded in one Sebastes umbrosus isolate fSebUmb1 chromosome 20, fSebUmb1.pri, whole genome shotgun sequence genomic window:
- the kat6b gene encoding histone acetyltransferase KAT6B isoform X2, which produces MVKLANPLYTEWILEAIQKIKRQKQRPSEERICHAVATSHGLDKKTVLEQLGLSVHDGSILKVTNKGSASYKDPGNPGRVGSIPPANVSVPSRESIWNSSDLRHIDWNKILKRAIEGLDDTHGSSLKNIERYLRNQDDLSNIVDNPAFRQRLRLAAKRSVNNGRLLKNGPRYKLSHGSAEGRGSRFPSASPLVLSSVTLLPHERDQLRVDPIPICSFCLGTKESNRDKRPEELLSCADCGSSGHPSCLKFSPDLTSNVKRLRWQCIECKTCSSCRIQGKNADEMLFCDSCDRGFHMECCDPPLSRMPKGTWVCQVCRPKENGKKLLHKKADQIKRRYAKPIGRPRNKLKQRMSVTSGDGSMVALGGRGSPGHNGELRVKQEAHADFAAMSRDHVMEEDIETFTHVQELSVQRTGSLMNPDSVRCPGLIEFGKYEIQTWYSSPYPPEYSRLQKLYLCEFCLKYMRSKNILQRHTKKCGWFHPPANEIYRKDDLSVFEVDGNVSKLFCQNLCLLAKLFLDHKTLYYDVEPFLFYILTKNDEKGCHLVGYFSKEKLCQQKYNVSCIMIMPQYQRQGFGRFLIDFSYLLTRQEGQAGSPEKPLSDLGRLSYLAYWKSVILEYLYKHPDKHISVKGISRATGMCPHDIAATLQQLGMIDRQDGRIVLIRRERLIQRHTESLRANPRRNEVDPDGLRWTPSTTLNAVLSEEEREAEMDAERLKEQASCWEKEEREGYMMTHGSRQPLTKVHCKVPYRTYERRPALSWTRRIQQLAEASDDEADDDDGSDGSDGSDGSPPILTKAHAMLAAKRKRTIVLKKRGRKRKRINSSVTTETISETTEVLNEPFDNSEDERPMPLLERTCRVGEMEDEEEEEEEEEEEEEEQEDKTPITPMKRRRGRPRLEKNARKDNLEHWNEGADVLSKRPSRPRPVKRKKGWPKGVKRGPPKWRLKNERKMGFKLNLYTPPETPMEAEQHHIHTEEAKEEPDQDVVSADECSDSKAGRGSASPDITLERLLSEPPSPVDNGSQKSSSPEGSPVASPVCSPAASPAASPAASPAVSPAAMSPRPEDRGDSPEPPEDDQQESEHGQDSPAKDAEHSAAGVESLENDNAEDDEEDEQRTQIEDQDADDEDDSHSKAAEPENSKAELEQSSKEIPECTPPFLDPKEDNDSELSQQVSTVPCSEEEPATAAESIQEAVTETTVATPPPEAVAVASVAAVDSDNPADSESEEESASSPCPDHPPPQPAERPPLSPVLREDPPICTEIDSETAQAVQSLTQETERENVFQDIVESQEPCRTLQTYAHVAQSPQLTSLDDCPQSDHSSPLSSAQSHPSQSVRSVNSPAVSILESGYTQISPDHSAISVPSLHNMETSPMMDVPSVSDHSQQVVDSGFSDLGSIESTTENYENPSSYDSTMGGSICGAGPSQNSCSYGSIPPSGLAQSSCAVSQQMAAVNPGSCGMIQQNSLSSPPHCNVKSPQGCVVVERPPSNSQHSQHSQHSQRSQHSQHNSHSRHVPHNQHSQHNQHGPHNQLSQHSQHNPHNQHSHHHNHHLQHNQLSQHNQHAQHGLHNQHSQHSQQQPMAQCAIPTNFTTTMQLADIPESGNPNFTLYERINHQGEYGSGHYSQSSGLSLAKLQQFTNTFIDHPHSLPFNHSASHPITSYANTPSLSSQHSSLVSLSQTPHRVPNPQVQATMTPPPNLSSPPPMMLQRNMGIPPSQRIQPQMASKSHISARSKSAPLSHHQQQMYARPPQTVAMQAPSRTLAAMPRMNMSVNIMPAPGYNVNSMNMPSLNAMNGYSMSQPMMNSGYHGNHAYMNQSPQYSMQMGMMGTQPYPQQPMQAPPHGNMVYTPAGHHGYMNTGMSKQSLKGPFIRR; this is translated from the exons ATGGTAAAACTTGCAAACCCTCTGTACACGGAGTGGATTCTTGAAGCAATACAGAAAATCAAGAGGCAAAAGCAGAGGCCTTCGGAGGAGAGAATCTGTCATGCGGTGGCCACGTCGCACGGACTGGACAAGAAGACCGTCCTTGAGCAGTTGGGATTAAGTGTTCATGATGGCTCTATTCTCAAGGTTACAAATAAGGGGAGCGCCTCCTACAAGGACCCAGGGAATCCCGGGAGGGTTGGATCAATCCCGCCTGCAAACGTGTCTGTGCCATCAAGGGAATCTATATGGAATTCAAGCGATCTGCGCCATATTGATTGGAATAAAATACTCAAGAGGGCCATCGAGGGCCTGGATGATACTCACGGCTCCTCGCTAAAGAACATCGAGAGGTATCTGAGGAACCAGGACGACCTCTCAAACATTGTTGATAACCCTGCTTTCCGGCAGAGGTTACGACTGGCGGCCAAGCGGTCGGTTAACAACGGCAGGTTGTTAAAAAATGGCCCGCGGTATAAGCTCAGCCATGGCAGTGCGGAGGGAAGGGGCTCCAGGTTTCCAAGTGCTTCCCCCTTGGTCCTGTCATCAGTGACACTCCTCCCCCATGAGCGAGACCAG CTCCGGGTCGACCCCATCCCAATATGCAGTTTCTGTCTTGGAACGAAAGAGTCAAATCGGGACAAGCGGCCAGAAGAGCTGCTGTCCTGTGCAGACTGTGGGAGCAGTG GGCATCCATCATGTCTGAAGTTTTCCCCCGATTTAACCTCAAATGTGAAGAGATTACGATGGCAGTGTATTGAATGCAAAACCTGCAGCTCCTGTCGAATACAGGGGAAAAATGCT GATGAGATGCTATTCTGCGATTCATGTGATCGGGGCTTTCACATGGAATGCTGCGACCCGCCGCTTTCAAGAATGCCAAAAG GTACCTGGGTCTGCCAAGTCTGCAGACCGAAGGAGAATGGGAAGAAACTGCTGCACAAGAAAGCCGATCAGATCAAACGTCGATATGCAAAGCCAATCGGAAGGCCCAGAAATAAGCTCAAACAAAGAAT GTCTGTAACCAGTGGTGACGGCTCCATGGTAGCACTTGGAGGAAGGGGGTCACCTG GCCACAACGGGGAGCTGCGTGTGAAGCAGGAGGCTCACGCCGACTTTGCGGCCATGTCCAGAGACCACGTGATGGAGGAGGACATTGAGACGTTCACTCATGTCCAGGAACTCTCCGTGCAG AGAACCGGATCTCTGATGAACCCGGACTCCGTGCGATGCCCCGGCCTCATTGAATTTGGGAAGTATGAGATTCAAACCTGGTACTCGTCGCCTTACCCTCCTGAATATTCAAG ATTACAAAAGCTTTATCTGTGCGAGTTCTGTCTGAAGTACATGAGGAGCAAAAACATCCtccagagacacacaaagaaGTGTGGCTGGTTCCACCCACCAGCCAATGAAATCTACAGAAAGGACGACCTTTCCGTATTTGAG GTTGATGGAAATGTCAGCAAACTATTCTGCCAAAACCTCTGCCTGTTAGCCAAGCTTTTCCTGGATCACAAGACCTTGTATTATGATGTGGAGCCTTTCCTCTTCTACATACTTACAAAGAATGATGAGAAAGGCTGTCATCTTGTGGGCTATTTCTCCAAG GAAAAGCTTTGCCAGCAGAAGTACAATGTCTCCTGCATAATGATCATGCCTCAGTACCAAAGGCAAGGATTTGGAAGGTTCCTTATTGATTTCA GTTACCTTCTCACCAGGCAAGAAGGACAAGCCGGCTCCCCGGAGAAGCCGCTGTCAGATCTGGGTCGCTTATCCTACCTGGCATATTGGAAAAGTGTCATACTGGAGTACCTTTATAAGCACCCAGATAAACACATCAGTGTTAAAGGAATAAGCAGGGCCACTGGGATGTGTCCGCATGACATCGCCGCTACTCTCCAGCAGCTCGGCATGATTGACAGACAGGATGGCAG GATCGTGTTGATCAGACGTGAGCGATTGATCCAGAGGCACACGGAGAGCCTGAGGGCTAACCCGCGTCGGAACGAGGTGGACCCCGACGGCCTGCGCTGGACGCCTTCCACGACTCTCAACGCCGTCCtgtctgaggaggagagggaggcagagatgGAT GCTGAGCGGCTGAAGGAGCAGGCCAGTTGctgggagaaggaggagagggagggctACATGATGACTCACGGCAGCAGGCAACCTCTCACCAAGGTCCACTGTAAGGTTCCCTACAGGACCTACGAACGCCGCCCCGCGCTGTCCTGGACCAGGCGCATCCAGCAGTTGGCGGAAGCGAGCGATGACGAAGCCGATGACGACGACGGCTCCGACGGCTCCGACGGCTCCGATGGCTCACCACCCATCCTCACAAAAGCCCATGCGATGCTCGCAGCCAAGAGAAAG agAACCATTGTGCTCAAGAAGAGAGGGCGtaaaagaaagagaataaaCAGCAGCGTGACAACAGAAACCATCTCCGAGACGACGGAGGTGCTGAACGAACCGTTCGACAACTCCGAGGATGAGCGTCCTATGCCCCTGCTGGAGCGCACCTGCAGAGTGGGCGAgatggaggatgaagaggaggaggaggaggaggaagaggaggaggaagaggaacaggaggacaAGACACCAATTACACCAATGAAACGCCGGAGAGGTCGCCCCAGGCTGGAGAAAAATGCACGGAAAGACAATCTTGAACACTGGAATGAAG GAGCTGACGTCCTCTCTAAGAGACCCAGCAGACCCCGTCCAGTGAAACGGAAGAAAGGCTGGCCGAAAGGAGTAAAACGTGGCCCTCCCAAATGGAGGCTTAAGAACGAACGAAAGATGGGCTTCAAGCTCAACCTCTACACGCCCCCTGAAACCCCAATGGAGGCGGAGCAGCACCACATTCACACTGAAGAAGCGAAAGAGGAACCCGACCAGGATGTTGTCAGTGCTGATGAGTGCTCGGACAGCAAAGCAGGCCGAGGCTCGGCGAGTCCAGATATAACGCTAGAGAGGCTCCTCTCTGAGCCCCCGAGTCCTGTTGACAACGGCTCCCAGAAGTCCAGCTCCCCTGAAGGATCACCAGTGGCTTCTCCGGTGTGCTCACCTGCCGCCTCGCCTGCAGCCTCGCCTGCCGCCTCGCCTGCCGTCTCGCCTGCCGCCATGTCCCCAAGGCCCGAGGACAGAGGCGATTCCCCAGAACCACCTGAAGACGACCAGCAAGAGAGCGAACACGGGCAGGACTCCCCAGCCAAAGATGCGGAACACAGCGCAGCGGGTGTTGAATCGCTGGAGAATGACAACGCAGAGGATGACGAGGAGGACGAGCAGAGAACTCAAATAGAGGATCAGGATGCAGATGATGAGGATGACAGTCACAGCAAGGCGGCGGAACCTGAGAACAGCAAGGCAGAGTTGGAGCAGAGTTCGAAAGAAATACCCGAATGCACCCCACCTTTTTTAGATCCAAAAGAAGACAACGACTCTGAGTTGAGTCAGCAGGTTTCTACAGTACCGTGTAGTGAAGAGGAACCGGCTACCGCTGCGGAAAGCATCCAGGAGGCAGTGACAGAAACGACAGTAGCAACGCCACCACCTGAAGCAGTAGCAGTCGCTTCAGTCGCTGCTGTGGACTCTGATAATCCTGCAGACTCTGAGTCAGAGGAAGAGAGCGCGTCCAGTCCTTGTCCGGATCACCCACCTCCTCAGCCTGCGGAGAGGCCACCGCTCAGTCCCGTGCTGAGGGAGGATCCCCCAATCTGTACAGAGATTGACTCAGAGACAGCGCAAGCTGTTCAGTCCCTGACGCAGGAGACCGAGAGGGAGAATGTTTTCCAGGACATCGTGGAGAGCCAGGAGCCCTGCAGGACGCTGCAGACTTACGCCCACGTGGCTCAGAGCCCCCAGCTCACCTCGCTGGATGACTGCCCCCAGTCGGACCACAGCAGTCCCCTTTCCTCCGCGCAATCCCATCCCAGCCAGTCGGTACGCTCCGTCAACAGCCCGGCGGTCTCCATCCTGGAGAGCGGCTACACTCAGATCAGCCCCGACCACAGCGCCATCTCGGTGCCCTCGCTCCACAACATGGAGACGAGCCCCATGATGGACGTGCCGTCGGTGTCGGATCACTCGCAGCAGGTGGTGGACAGCGGCTTCAGCGATCTGGGCAGCATCGAGAGCACCACGGAGAACTACGAGAACCCCAGCAGCTACGACTCCACCATGGGGGGCAGCATCTGCGGGGCAGGCCCCTCCCAGAACAGCTGCTCCTACGGCAGCATCCCCCCCAGCGGCCTGGCCCAGAGCAGCTGCGCCGTGAGCCAGCAAATGGCCGCCGTCAACCCCGGCAGCTGCGGGATGATTCAGCAGAACAGCCTGAGCTCGCCGCCGCACTGCAACGTCAAGTCGCCGCAGGGCTGCGTGGTGGTGGAGAGGCCCCCCAGCAACAGCCAGCACAGCCAGCACAGTCAACACAGCCAGCGCAGCCAACATAGTCAACACAACTCCCACAGCAGGCATGTCCCCCACAATCAGCACAGCCAACACAATCAGCACGGTCCACACAATCAGCTAAGCCAGCACAGTCAACACAATCCCCACAACCAGCATAGTCACCACCACAATCACCACCTGCAGCACAATCAGCTCAGCCAGCACAATCAGCACGCCCAGCACGGCCTTCACAATCAACACAGTCagcacagccagcagcagcccATGGCGCAGTGTGCCATACCCACCAACTTCACCACCACCATGCAGCTGGCGGACATTCCCGAATCTGGCAACCCAAATTTCACCCTCTACGAGAGGATCAACCACCAGGGGGAGTACGGCAGCGGGCACTACTCGCAATCGTCCGGCCTCAGTCTCGCCAAGCTGCAGCAGTTCACCAACACGTTCATAGACCACCCTCACTCGCTGCCTTTCAACCACTCGGCCTCACACCCCATCACATCTTATGCAAACACCCCGTCGCTGTCGTCCCAGCACTCCAGCCTGGTCTCCTTGTCCCAGACCCCGCATCGAGTCCCCAACCCACAGGTGCAGGCCACCATGACCCCGCCCCCGAATCTCAGCTCCCCGCCGCCCATGATGCTACAGCGCAACATGGGCATCCCGCCCTCGCAGCGGATCCAGCCCCAAATGGCCTCCAAGAGTCACATCTCCGCACGCTCCAAGTCCGCCCCGCTGTcgcaccaccagcagcagatgTACGCCCGGCCGCCGCAGACCGTGGCCATGCAGGCGCCGTCCAGGACGCTGGCCGCCATGCCGCGCATGAACATGAGCGTGAACATCATGCCGGCACCGGGCTACAATGTCAACTCCATGAACATGCCCTCCCTCAACGCCATGAACGGCTACAGCATGAGCCAGCCCATGATGAACAGCGGCTACCATGGCAACCATGCCTATATGAACCAGTCACCCCAGTACTCTATGCAGATGGGCATGATGGGAACACAGCCATACCCCCAGCAGCCCATGCAGGCTCCACCACATGGCAACATGGTGTACACTCCAGCTGGTCACCATGGTTACATGAACACAGGCATGTCCAAGCAGTCCCTGAAAGGGCCTTTCATCAGGCGGTAA